A single Pseudodesulfovibrio aespoeensis Aspo-2 DNA region contains:
- the pstA gene encoding phosphate ABC transporter permease PstA, translating into MKYSIDPKVLKRRASRDKRFRTYAYTAILMAAAFLVFFFTDIITTALSAFKQAELLVEVHYVDEARKMGDYALDDDVSPLVSRGFTRLIPNQMREDRSLLGTAEEKWVLAEAEVDQYLKGKPNRLKKDERKIVDTMRAEGRARLAFNIGFFENGDSKLPEMAGIWAAAVGSMYVLIITFLFSFPTGVMTAIYLEEFAPNNRIMQVIEVNINNLAAIPSILFGLLGLSIFINFFGVPRSSALAGGLTLALMTLPVIIISTRAAIRAVPDSIREGSLALGATRWQMVLTNVLPLSLPGILTGTIIGLAQAIGETAPLLIVGMMAYIPDAPTSFTSAATVLPAQIYTWSSDSLRAFTERTSAGIIVLLAVMLSMNAVAIYLRNKYETKW; encoded by the coding sequence ATGAAATACTCCATCGATCCCAAAGTATTGAAAAGAAGGGCCAGCCGCGACAAGCGGTTCAGGACCTATGCCTACACCGCCATCCTCATGGCCGCGGCGTTTCTCGTCTTCTTTTTCACCGACATCATCACCACGGCCCTGAGCGCCTTCAAACAGGCCGAGTTGCTGGTGGAGGTGCACTATGTGGACGAGGCCAGGAAGATGGGCGACTACGCCCTGGACGACGATGTGAGCCCTCTGGTCAGTCGGGGCTTCACCCGTCTGATACCAAACCAGATGCGCGAGGACCGCTCGCTGCTCGGAACCGCCGAGGAGAAATGGGTCCTGGCCGAGGCCGAGGTGGACCAGTACCTCAAGGGCAAGCCCAACCGCCTCAAGAAAGACGAGAGAAAGATCGTGGACACCATGCGGGCCGAGGGCAGGGCCAGACTCGCCTTCAACATCGGCTTCTTCGAGAACGGCGATTCCAAGCTGCCGGAGATGGCGGGCATATGGGCCGCTGCCGTGGGCTCCATGTACGTGCTCATCATTACCTTCCTCTTCAGCTTTCCCACCGGGGTCATGACCGCCATCTATCTCGAGGAGTTCGCGCCCAACAACCGGATCATGCAGGTCATCGAGGTCAACATCAACAATCTGGCCGCCATTCCGTCCATCCTTTTCGGACTGCTCGGCCTGTCCATCTTCATCAACTTCTTCGGGGTGCCTCGATCCTCGGCCCTGGCTGGCGGTCTGACGCTGGCGCTCATGACCCTGCCGGTGATCATCATCTCGACCCGTGCGGCCATCCGCGCCGTGCCCGATTCCATCCGCGAGGGCTCGCTGGCCCTGGGCGCGACCCGCTGGCAGATGGTGCTGACCAACGTGCTGCCCCTGTCGCTGCCCGGCATCCTGACCGGCACCATCATCGGGCTGGCCCAGGCCATCGGCGAGACCGCGCCGCTGCTTATCGTTGGCATGATGGCCTACATTCCGGATGCCCCTACCAGTTTCACCTCCGCAGCCACGGTTCTGCCCGCCCAGATATACACCTGGTCCTCGGATTCCCTGCGCGCCTTTACCGAGCGCACCTCGGCGGGCATCATCGTGCTGCTGGCGGTCATGCTCTCCATGAACGCTGTCGCCATCTACCTGCGCAACAAGTACGAGACCAAATGGTAG
- a CDS encoding methyl-accepting chemotaxis protein, with protein sequence MTRLGFRSKLFIVSISIVVITIVCMSIVNFWQSRRAYLDNGLSTLESVSATLHETVMLQDDLARKKIGSDLNVLKAMMGVSGLPMFEVLYDVDMTVRDQHTGQTRDMVLPAFKLGSHYLHESTHLTDSVLKTAGVASSILQLHDGMLIRVSTTIAGPDGRPVRGLAMPADSEATRTVLTGERYEGMSRIDGRSYVTAYDPIRDFDSKVIGALEVAHPVIPDELAQYIGKVTVGGKGFSYVFRPDGAFDVAPLDPDLAQSVVAATLGKNGSDPTTGLLETGNGAVHSRVVRIEPWDAYLATSVTNAELLDGVDARIIRGALASGAIPLILAIGIIWLMSRQLMAPMNRLAAVADEVRRGNFECDFDYRANDAIGSTVTSFRHMVQEMKTQLGFSRGVLAGVTIPCAVVDLDNRLTHFNQAAVSMLGKRKTPDKYLGLLLNEVVYHDPSRRTLTQVAMEKRSQSEWEIDLTRDNDNATVTLHVVATPIYDLDNELIGAITIWVDLTEERTQKRAVEAKNALIEQAARDANEIARNVSAATRSLAERIDAASDGARKQRDRAEEASTAMEQMNKTVIEVAANASNTARMAEETRELARSGEDVVGRSVAMIRDVHEQSAGLRSQMAELGEHARGIGAIMGVITDIADQTNLLALNAAIEAARAGEAGRGFAVVADEVRKLAEKTMNATHEVGESIKSIQKSAKNSIESTDTANQALEACRELVERSGTSLQAIVGKVEESVAQVRNIATAAEQQAATSEQINRATDTVNTIAGETAEAMQESAAAIQALNTLSEDLRTAIDRMQN encoded by the coding sequence ATGACACGCCTCGGATTCCGCAGCAAACTCTTCATCGTCTCCATCTCCATCGTGGTCATCACCATCGTATGCATGTCCATCGTCAACTTCTGGCAATCGCGGCGCGCCTATCTCGACAACGGCCTCTCAACCCTGGAAAGCGTCTCGGCCACCCTGCACGAGACGGTCATGCTCCAGGACGACCTGGCGAGAAAAAAGATCGGCTCGGACCTGAACGTCCTCAAAGCCATGATGGGCGTCAGCGGCCTCCCAATGTTCGAGGTCCTCTATGACGTCGACATGACCGTGCGCGACCAGCACACTGGCCAGACGCGCGATATGGTCCTGCCCGCCTTCAAGCTCGGCAGTCACTATCTGCACGAGTCCACTCACCTGACGGACTCCGTGCTCAAAACCGCCGGAGTGGCCTCGTCCATACTCCAGTTGCACGACGGCATGCTCATCCGGGTCAGCACCACCATCGCCGGTCCCGATGGCCGACCTGTCCGGGGGCTGGCCATGCCCGCCGACAGCGAGGCAACACGGACCGTGCTCACGGGCGAACGGTACGAGGGCATGAGCCGCATCGACGGGCGGTCCTACGTCACGGCCTATGATCCAATCCGCGATTTCGACAGCAAGGTTATCGGCGCGCTGGAGGTGGCCCATCCGGTCATCCCGGATGAACTGGCCCAATACATCGGAAAGGTAACCGTGGGCGGCAAGGGATTCTCATACGTCTTCAGGCCCGATGGAGCCTTTGACGTTGCCCCCCTTGATCCTGACCTTGCACAGTCCGTGGTCGCCGCCACCCTGGGCAAAAACGGTTCCGACCCGACCACCGGACTTCTGGAGACCGGCAACGGCGCGGTCCATTCCCGCGTTGTCCGCATAGAGCCATGGGACGCCTATCTCGCCACCAGCGTGACCAACGCCGAACTGCTCGACGGCGTGGACGCGCGCATCATCCGGGGTGCCCTGGCCAGCGGCGCCATACCCCTGATCCTGGCCATTGGCATCATCTGGCTCATGAGCCGCCAGCTCATGGCGCCCATGAACCGGCTGGCCGCCGTGGCCGACGAGGTGCGCCGGGGCAACTTCGAATGCGATTTCGATTACCGCGCCAACGACGCCATCGGCAGCACCGTGACCTCGTTTCGGCACATGGTGCAGGAGATGAAGACCCAGCTCGGCTTCAGCCGGGGCGTGCTGGCGGGCGTGACCATTCCCTGCGCCGTGGTGGACCTCGACAACCGGCTGACCCATTTCAACCAGGCCGCCGTGAGCATGTTGGGCAAGCGCAAGACGCCTGACAAATATCTCGGCCTGTTGCTCAACGAGGTGGTCTACCACGACCCGTCGCGCAGGACCCTGACCCAGGTGGCCATGGAGAAACGCAGCCAGTCCGAATGGGAGATAGACCTGACCCGCGACAACGACAACGCCACCGTGACCCTGCATGTGGTGGCAACGCCCATTTACGACCTGGACAACGAGCTCATCGGGGCCATCACCATCTGGGTGGACCTGACCGAGGAGCGCACCCAGAAGCGGGCCGTGGAGGCCAAGAACGCGCTCATTGAGCAGGCCGCGCGCGATGCCAACGAGATCGCGCGCAACGTCTCGGCAGCCACGCGCAGCCTGGCCGAGCGCATCGACGCCGCCAGCGACGGGGCGCGCAAACAGCGCGACCGGGCCGAAGAGGCGTCCACCGCCATGGAGCAGATGAACAAGACCGTCATCGAGGTGGCGGCCAATGCCTCGAACACGGCGCGCATGGCCGAGGAAACCCGCGAACTGGCGCGCTCCGGCGAGGACGTGGTGGGCAGGTCCGTGGCCATGATCCGCGACGTGCACGAGCAGTCCGCCGGGCTGCGCAGCCAGATGGCCGAACTGGGCGAGCACGCCAGGGGCATCGGCGCGATCATGGGCGTGATCACCGACATCGCGGACCAGACCAACCTCCTGGCGCTGAATGCGGCCATCGAGGCCGCCCGGGCGGGCGAGGCGGGCCGAGGCTTCGCCGTGGTGGCCGACGAGGTGCGCAAACTGGCCGAAAAGACCATGAACGCCACCCACGAGGTGGGCGAATCCATCAAGTCCATCCAGAAGAGCGCCAAAAACAGCATCGAGAGCACGGACACGGCCAACCAGGCGCTTGAGGCCTGCCGCGAGCTGGTCGAGCGCTCCGGCACCTCGCTTCAGGCCATTGTGGGCAAGGTCGAGGAATCAGTCGCCCAGGTGCGCAACATCGCCACTGCCGCCGAGCAGCAGGCCGCCACCAGCGAGCAGATCAACCGGGCCACGGACACAGTCAACACCATCGCGGGCGAGACCGCAGAGGCCATGCAGGAATCCGCAGCTGCCATCCAGGCGCTCAACACCCTTTCCGAAGACCTGCGCACGGCCATTGACAGAATGCAGAACTGA
- a CDS encoding YgiQ family radical SAM protein, translating into MTPADPLRRPRTAIAQPLVLPMTRQEMDRLGWDELDILLITGDGYVDHPSFGAALLGRWLIHHGYRVGVVAQPRWDTPDDVVRMGRPRLFAGVTAGSLDSMLAHYTAFRKKRSDDAYTPGGMAGSRPNRACIAYANVVQRAFRSLPVILGGIEASLRRISHYDFWADSVRRSILLDSKATAITYGMAENSIVALADAIADAFDNAEDMDLKTLRPLLARIPGVVTAGASGDVPDFAPVMELPSHEDILADPQALIRATLLLERQVHQNREIAVQQSGDRLVILTPPGPPLDTRGLDKLAGLPFTRLPHPAYAERIPAADMIMTSITTHRGCAGGCSFCTLALHQGRQIRSRSRASLLREAEAVTRVRGFGGSISDVGGPSANMWGGRCASDQSACVRASCLTPAVCKHFTVSQSDFLDLLDGVAAVPSVKHVRVASGWRMDLALTDMPPLARLIRTYVGGQAKVAPENMAEHVLKLMRKPTFDTFERFLDVFERESKIAGKRQYVIPYLMSAFPGCTDDDMRALGQWLRDRGWKPEQVQCFIPLPGTAAAAMYHAGTDLKGNPIPVAKTDAERLRQHGLLMPTTGRPGPGKSGGKSRPGQKKHS; encoded by the coding sequence ATGACGCCCGCCGACCCGCTCCGCCGCCCCCGCACCGCCATTGCCCAGCCCCTGGTCCTGCCCATGACCCGTCAGGAGATGGACCGCCTGGGCTGGGACGAACTGGATATCCTCCTGATTACCGGCGACGGCTACGTGGACCACCCGTCCTTTGGCGCGGCACTCCTGGGCCGCTGGCTGATCCATCACGGCTACCGCGTGGGCGTGGTGGCCCAGCCCCGATGGGACACGCCCGACGACGTGGTGCGCATGGGCAGACCCCGCCTCTTTGCCGGGGTCACCGCAGGCTCGCTCGACTCCATGCTCGCCCACTACACGGCCTTTCGCAAAAAGCGCAGCGACGACGCCTACACCCCCGGCGGCATGGCTGGCAGCCGCCCCAACCGGGCCTGCATCGCCTACGCCAACGTGGTCCAGCGCGCCTTCCGCTCCCTGCCAGTGATCCTGGGCGGCATCGAGGCGTCCCTGCGCCGCATCTCCCACTACGACTTCTGGGCCGACTCCGTGCGCCGCTCCATCCTGCTGGACAGCAAGGCCACAGCCATCACCTACGGCATGGCCGAAAACTCCATCGTGGCCCTGGCCGACGCCATTGCCGACGCCTTTGACAATGCGGAAGACATGGACTTAAAAACCCTGCGCCCGCTCCTGGCGCGCATTCCGGGCGTGGTCACCGCCGGGGCCAGCGGCGATGTGCCGGACTTCGCCCCGGTCATGGAGCTGCCCTCCCACGAGGATATCCTGGCCGATCCCCAGGCCCTGATCCGGGCCACCCTGCTCCTGGAGCGGCAAGTGCACCAGAACCGCGAGATCGCGGTCCAGCAGAGCGGCGACAGGCTGGTCATCCTGACCCCGCCCGGCCCGCCGCTGGATACGCGCGGCCTGGACAAGCTGGCCGGGCTGCCCTTCACCCGGCTGCCCCACCCTGCCTATGCGGAGCGCATCCCGGCGGCGGACATGATCATGACCTCCATCACCACCCATCGCGGGTGCGCGGGCGGCTGCTCCTTCTGCACCCTGGCCCTGCACCAGGGGCGGCAGATCCGCTCGCGCAGCCGGGCATCGCTCCTGCGCGAGGCCGAGGCCGTGACCAGAGTGCGCGGATTCGGCGGCAGCATCAGCGACGTGGGCGGCCCCAGCGCCAACATGTGGGGCGGACGCTGCGCCTCGGACCAGTCCGCCTGCGTCCGGGCGAGCTGCCTCACCCCCGCCGTGTGCAAGCATTTCACGGTCAGCCAGTCCGACTTCCTCGACCTGCTCGACGGCGTGGCCGCCGTGCCCTCGGTCAAACACGTGCGCGTGGCCAGCGGCTGGCGCATGGATCTGGCCCTGACCGACATGCCACCCCTGGCCCGGCTCATCCGCACCTACGTGGGCGGTCAGGCCAAGGTCGCGCCCGAAAACATGGCCGAGCATGTCTTGAAACTCATGCGCAAGCCGACCTTTGACACCTTTGAGCGGTTCCTCGACGTCTTTGAGCGGGAATCGAAAATTGCGGGCAAGCGGCAGTATGTCATCCCCTACCTGATGAGCGCCTTTCCCGGCTGCACGGACGACGACATGCGCGCCCTGGGCCAATGGCTGCGCGACAGGGGCTGGAAACCGGAGCAGGTGCAGTGCTTCATCCCCCTGCCCGGCACCGCAGCGGCGGCCATGTACCATGCCGGGACAGACCTCAAGGGCAACCCCATCCCGGTGGCAAAAACCGATGCCGAGCGGCTGCGCCAGCATGGGCTGCTCATGCCGACCACTGGCAGGCCCGGCCCAGGGAAATCAGGCGGGAAATCCCGGCCAGGCCAAAAAAAACACTCCTGA
- a CDS encoding DEAD/DEAH box helicase: protein MENDITNQSMNEDTGADADSGILTFEALPDKLRKACDRAGWTKLMPVQQKAMPFLLEDRDVMVQARTGSGKTGAFVLPLLQKLDANLPQCQALVMVPTRELARQVADEALMLSGEEGIGVVAVYGGVGYKEQLDAFRDGAQLVVGTPGRILDHLVRRNLTLDHLKTLIFDEADRMLSVGFYPDMVEVKRYLPRTLRGAYMFSATFPQSVLRLAEEFMDKPEFLSLSSDEANISSIAHQFVEVAAMGKERKLIKLIELENPTSALIFSNTKRNVEFTAALLSQFGFDAEGLTSDLTQGKRESLMARIKEGKLRFLVATDVAARGIDIPELSHVFMLEPPEDPESYVHRAGRTGRAGATGTAITLVDVIQRMELERIATRFSIQFEEIKDPTEQDVAAIIEERLTALLEKKFRKLTNLERERASRFLSLARKYADNEESLGLLAMQLDELYQHTLHGKPAAEPAPRTQPAPARERSVSRDEERSPKGGRRQGRGSRRDEEGDAGRAQSRPAQRDDRPDARPSESRDEQRDEQRERSDTMRQEQPERQERPRSQEAPDKQRPAPERDAEKPERDGPRRPRRPRRDEPRAERPGQSDSPEKSERPERSERQGKSERPERPERRERSEQQDRPERDERSEQDDRPEQDDRPERDDRPAQPVNSDNDSPISRPRPRRRRRKKPSSGA, encoded by the coding sequence ATGGAAAACGACATCACGAACCAATCGATGAACGAGGACACCGGGGCCGACGCGGACTCCGGAATACTGACATTTGAAGCCCTGCCCGACAAACTGCGCAAGGCGTGCGACCGCGCCGGATGGACCAAGCTCATGCCCGTGCAGCAGAAGGCCATGCCCTTCCTGCTCGAAGACCGTGACGTGATGGTCCAGGCCCGGACAGGCTCTGGCAAGACCGGCGCATTCGTGCTGCCGCTGCTCCAGAAGCTCGACGCCAACCTGCCCCAGTGCCAGGCCCTGGTCATGGTCCCCACCCGCGAGCTGGCCCGCCAGGTGGCGGATGAGGCATTGATGCTCTCGGGCGAGGAGGGCATCGGCGTGGTCGCGGTCTACGGCGGCGTGGGCTACAAGGAACAGCTCGACGCCTTCCGCGACGGCGCGCAGCTCGTGGTCGGCACCCCGGGCCGCATCCTCGACCATCTGGTGCGCCGCAACCTGACGCTGGACCACCTCAAGACGCTCATCTTCGACGAGGCGGACCGGATGCTCTCCGTGGGCTTCTACCCCGACATGGTCGAGGTCAAGCGCTACCTGCCGCGCACCCTGCGCGGGGCCTACATGTTCTCGGCCACCTTCCCCCAGAGCGTGCTGCGTCTGGCCGAGGAATTCATGGACAAGCCGGAGTTCCTCAGCCTGTCCAGCGACGAAGCCAATATTTCTTCCATCGCCCACCAGTTCGTGGAGGTGGCGGCCATGGGCAAGGAGCGCAAGCTCATCAAGCTCATCGAGCTTGAAAACCCCACCTCGGCCCTGATCTTCTCCAACACCAAGCGCAACGTGGAATTCACCGCCGCCCTGCTCTCCCAGTTCGGCTTTGACGCCGAGGGGCTGACCTCGGACCTGACCCAGGGCAAGCGCGAATCCCTCATGGCCCGGATCAAGGAGGGCAAGCTGCGCTTCCTGGTGGCCACCGACGTGGCCGCGCGCGGCATCGACATCCCGGAGCTGTCCCATGTCTTCATGCTGGAGCCGCCCGAAGACCCGGAGTCCTACGTCCACCGCGCAGGCCGCACGGGCCGGGCCGGAGCCACGGGCACGGCCATCACCCTGGTGGACGTCATCCAGCGCATGGAGCTTGAGCGCATCGCCACCCGCTTCTCCATCCAGTTCGAGGAAATCAAGGATCCCACCGAGCAGGACGTGGCGGCCATCATCGAGGAGCGGCTGACCGCCCTGCTCGAAAAGAAATTCCGCAAGCTGACCAACCTGGAGCGCGAGCGCGCCTCCCGTTTTCTCTCCCTGGCCCGCAAGTATGCGGACAACGAGGAATCCCTGGGCCTGCTGGCCATGCAGCTCGACGAGCTCTACCAGCACACCCTGCACGGCAAGCCCGCCGCCGAGCCCGCACCACGCACGCAGCCCGCACCGGCCCGCGAACGCTCCGTGAGCCGCGACGAAGAACGCTCGCCCAAGGGCGGTCGCCGCCAGGGACGCGGCTCAAGACGGGACGAGGAAGGCGACGCTGGACGCGCTCAGAGCCGGCCCGCACAGCGTGACGACCGGCCTGATGCCCGCCCCAGTGAGAGTCGTGATGAACAACGCGACGAGCAACGGGAACGTTCGGACACGATGCGCCAGGAGCAGCCGGAACGCCAGGAACGCCCCAGAAGCCAGGAAGCGCCCGACAAACAGCGCCCGGCACCGGAACGCGATGCCGAGAAACCGGAGCGTGACGGGCCGCGCAGACCACGCCGCCCCAGACGCGACGAACCCCGCGCAGAGCGGCCCGGACAATCCGATAGTCCGGAAAAGTCCGAGCGTCCCGAAAGGTCCGAACGTCAGGGAAAATCCGAACGCCCCGAAAGGCCTGAACGCCGGGAAAGGTCCGAGCAGCAGGACAGGCCCGAGCGGGATGAAAGGTCCGAACAGGACGACCGGCCCGAACAAGACGACAGGCCTGAACGGGATGACAGACCCGCGCAGCCCGTAAACTCGGACAACGACAGCCCCATATCCAGGCCCCGGCCCAGACGGCGCAGGCGCAAGAAACCCTCGTCCGGCGCGTAG
- a CDS encoding NAD kinase, which produces MSFEKIACVASASPEAQEGLKQLSDALPLVPVGEADIIVALGGDGFLLRTLHEYLHCGLPIYGMNRGTVGFLLNEFHCGNVLERLNNAQPHLLHPLRMTATTLSGERHKALAFNEVALLRYSQQSAHVRVLINGRQRLDNLICDGIMVATPAGSTAYNLSARGPIIPLGSNVLALTPVSPFRPRRWNGALLPHTATVEFEILDPDKRPVGVSADSLEVRKVTHVAVFEDSTIHACVLFDPDHSLEERIFSEQFVH; this is translated from the coding sequence ATGTCATTTGAAAAAATCGCCTGCGTTGCTTCGGCCTCGCCAGAGGCCCAGGAGGGGCTGAAGCAGCTCTCCGACGCGCTCCCCCTGGTGCCGGTAGGGGAGGCGGACATCATCGTCGCCCTGGGCGGCGACGGGTTCCTGCTCAGAACCTTGCACGAATACCTCCACTGCGGGCTGCCCATCTACGGAATGAACCGGGGCACCGTGGGCTTCCTGCTCAACGAGTTCCACTGCGGGAACGTGCTTGAACGGCTCAACAACGCCCAGCCGCACCTGCTCCACCCCCTGCGCATGACCGCCACCACCCTGTCGGGCGAGCGGCACAAGGCCCTGGCCTTCAACGAGGTGGCCCTGCTGCGCTACTCCCAGCAGTCGGCCCATGTCCGGGTGCTGATCAATGGCCGCCAGCGGCTCGACAACCTCATCTGCGACGGCATCATGGTGGCCACTCCGGCAGGCAGCACGGCCTACAACCTCTCGGCCCGCGGCCCCATCATCCCGCTGGGCTCCAATGTCCTGGCCCTGACCCCGGTCAGCCCGTTCCGGCCCCGGCGGTGGAACGGCGCGCTCCTGCCCCACACGGCCACGGTCGAATTCGAAATCCTCGACCCTGACAAAAGGCCGGTCGGCGTCTCGGCGGACTCCCTTGAAGTGCGCAAGGTGACCCATGTGGCGGTGTTCGAGGATTCCACGATCCACGCCTGCGTCCTCTTCGACCCGGACCACTCCCTCGAAGAACGCATCTTCAGCGAGCAGTTCGTGCATTAG
- a CDS encoding citrate synthase — translation MIPRGNTMLKETKDAKGKTAYLILDGTTYELPVIVGTENEHAIDIRALRKDTGHITYDPGFGNTGACSSAITFVDGENGILRYRGYSIEELAANSSFIETAYMLIFGALPTREERQQFRDLLSDQELLHEGLRHHFDGFPSAGHPMAILSAVINAMGCYHPDLLEIETDEEFLRATAKIISKVRTIATWSFRKGQGLPFMYPDPKLSYCRNFLHMMHSIPYKQFDPTDEQERALSLFFLLHADHEQNCSCSTVRMVQSTEANLFASVSAGICALWGRLHGGANAGVVTMLEQIRDGEASISEYIERVKKKELKLMGFGHRIYKSFDPRAKILRKAAHEMLESTGYQDPMLDIALELADVAMNDEYFTERKLYPNVDFYSGIILRALGIPVNMFPVMFAIGRMPGWIAHWHEAHADSTTRIHRPRQIYIGDTPRPYIPIDKR, via the coding sequence ATGATTCCCAGAGGTAACACCATGCTGAAAGAGACCAAGGACGCCAAGGGCAAAACCGCCTATCTCATACTGGACGGCACCACCTACGAGCTGCCCGTCATCGTGGGCACTGAAAACGAGCACGCCATCGACATCCGCGCCCTGCGAAAAGACACGGGCCACATCACCTACGACCCCGGCTTTGGCAACACCGGAGCCTGCTCCAGCGCCATCACCTTTGTGGACGGCGAAAACGGCATCCTGCGCTATCGCGGATACTCCATCGAGGAACTTGCCGCCAACAGCTCCTTCATCGAAACCGCCTACATGCTCATCTTTGGAGCCCTGCCTACCCGCGAGGAGCGCCAGCAGTTCCGCGACCTGCTCAGTGACCAGGAGTTGCTGCACGAGGGGTTGCGCCATCATTTCGACGGGTTCCCTTCCGCCGGGCATCCCATGGCCATCCTCTCGGCGGTCATCAACGCCATGGGCTGCTACCATCCCGACCTGCTGGAGATCGAAACGGACGAGGAATTCCTGCGCGCCACGGCCAAGATCATCTCCAAGGTGCGCACCATCGCGACCTGGTCCTTTCGCAAGGGCCAGGGACTGCCCTTCATGTATCCCGACCCCAAGCTGTCGTACTGCCGCAACTTCCTGCACATGATGCACTCCATCCCCTACAAGCAGTTCGACCCCACCGACGAACAGGAGCGCGCCCTCTCGCTCTTCTTCCTGCTCCACGCCGACCACGAGCAGAACTGCTCCTGCTCCACGGTGCGCATGGTCCAGTCCACCGAGGCCAACCTCTTTGCCTCGGTCTCGGCAGGCATCTGCGCCCTGTGGGGGCGTCTGCACGGCGGGGCCAACGCGGGCGTGGTCACCATGCTCGAACAGATCCGCGACGGCGAAGCCTCCATATCCGAATACATCGAGCGGGTGAAAAAGAAGGAATTGAAACTCATGGGCTTTGGCCACCGCATCTACAAGAGCTTTGACCCCAGGGCCAAAATCCTGCGCAAGGCCGCCCACGAGATGCTCGAATCCACGGGCTACCAAGACCCCATGCTCGACATCGCCCTTGAGCTGGCCGATGTGGCCATGAACGACGAATATTTCACCGAGCGCAAGCTCTACCCCAACGTGGACTTCTACTCCGGCATCATCCTGCGCGCCCTGGGCATCCCGGTGAACATGTTCCCTGTCATGTTCGCAATCGGCCGGATGCCCGGCTGGATCGCCCACTGGCACGAGGCCCACGCCGACTCCACCACGCGCATCCACCGCCCGCGCCAGATATATATCGGCGACACCCCGCGCCCGTACATTCCCATCGACAAGCGGTAG
- a CDS encoding 4Fe-4S dicluster domain-containing protein, whose protein sequence is MKKDSRRSFGVSRRGFLKALVVAGAGALVPSVGLAGAGADAVPSGEELVTLLDLSKCIGCGACVEACREANAPKFPEPEKPFPAMSPASRAKPEDWSGRRDVDDRLTPYNWLSIQTAQVRYQGVDHVINIPRRCMHCVNPPCANMCPFGAANKQANGLTRINDSLCLGGAKCRTVCPWHIPQRQSGVGLYLDLMPRFAGNGVMYKCDRCYQRIDQGELPACIVECPEGVQTIGPRREMIARARTLADEMNGFIYGLTENGGTNTLYVSPVPFDLLDAAVEQGKGRPHLKPVADVMADETNLATATLLAPVAGIAAGFLGLGARLLGRDKPGLRDEESHEEKRESDKGESDAS, encoded by the coding sequence ATGAAGAAGGACAGCAGAAGATCATTCGGCGTGAGTCGGCGCGGGTTTCTCAAGGCCCTGGTCGTGGCCGGGGCCGGGGCCCTTGTGCCGTCGGTCGGCCTGGCCGGTGCCGGAGCGGACGCGGTGCCGTCGGGAGAAGAGCTGGTCACCCTGCTCGACCTGTCGAAATGCATCGGCTGTGGCGCATGTGTCGAGGCGTGTCGCGAGGCCAATGCGCCCAAGTTTCCCGAGCCGGAGAAGCCCTTTCCGGCCATGTCCCCGGCCAGCCGGGCCAAGCCCGAGGACTGGTCCGGGCGGCGCGACGTGGACGACCGGCTTACGCCATACAACTGGCTCTCCATCCAGACCGCGCAGGTGCGCTACCAGGGCGTGGACCATGTCATCAACATCCCGCGCCGCTGCATGCACTGCGTCAACCCGCCGTGCGCCAACATGTGCCCCTTTGGCGCGGCCAACAAGCAGGCCAACGGGCTGACCCGCATCAACGATTCCCTCTGCCTTGGCGGGGCCAAGTGCCGCACGGTCTGCCCGTGGCACATCCCCCAGCGCCAGTCCGGGGTGGGGCTGTATCTTGACCTCATGCCGCGTTTCGCGGGCAACGGCGTCATGTACAAGTGCGACCGCTGCTATCAGCGCATCGACCAGGGTGAGCTGCCCGCCTGCATCGTCGAGTGTCCCGAGGGCGTGCAAACTATCGGCCCGCGCCGCGAGATGATTGCCAGGGCGCGCACCCTGGCCGACGAGATGAACGGTTTTATCTACGGCCTGACCGAGAACGGCGGCACCAACACCCTCTATGTCTCGCCGGTTCCCTTTGATCTGCTGGACGCGGCGGTGGAGCAGGGCAAGGGCAGGCCTCATCTCAAGCCTGTGGCCGATGTCATGGCTGATGAAACGAATCTGGCCACGGCAACGCTGCTGGCCCCGGTGGCCGGCATTGCCGCCGGATTCCTTGGGCTTGGCGCCAGGCTGCTTGGTCGTGACAAGCCGGGGCTGCGGGATGAAGAGAGCCATGAAGAAAAGAGGGAGAGCGATAAGGGGGAGAGTGATGCGAGCTAG